ctgtccccttacgaccgtaacgggtggcgtcatcctccccgttaaaatcccacatggggtggcctctatattgaagcggctgcaccccccgcataatgcatgcggccatgactctgatcatggttagtccggaatgagccaatagtcttatccggcccatcaggtgaaggacgtccctgtcgctttctctctgagagctccgcggacgccagcttaggtgtttctttaagggagcactattgaattcggggagaccgacccggatagggtccggtagcgggacatcatctatataaaaccattccgaaggccagtcctcggacgccttctttggggttccggatagatatccggtcccggcgatacgccacacttcggctccgcccacttgatatatagacccctcttgagagcggggcaccaGATAGAATAATCTCTTCcgcagcgcgaaatgagcctcaacacccaaggatagctcgcaaagagcgacgaagcccgcgatatgcaatatagaggcgggcgtgagatcgtgcagctggaggccgtagaactccagaagcccacgcagaaatggatggattggaaatccaagtcctcttactagataagggacgaggcacacccgctctcctttggagggacagggggtgctctccgcttgctctccgccattataggtggcgagtccggctcggaccgggaccatataggcctgggggagaaatcccttagcctgaagcgacactagctcgctgtgcgggatggagcacctctcccagtctccaggtttaggactggaagggcaagaggaggagctgcgacggctggccatgttgtaatgaacctttgctggaggcgctctgatgattactcgcggagaggagaaggtgtggtttggatctgaatccccatcccattaaataggtggctcgtttatgcggctaggggtgtggatgtaaaaacaccccgacttttcacattcgtttgacacgtggaagacggccattattgagcgtggaagccaaggtgcgctacattacgaaaatcggacattattcaacaggtacacggaatttggaggagaacccgccttgcaatgccgaagacaatctgcgcaccggactcatcgtcattgaagcctggttcgggggctactgagggagtcctggattagggggtgtccgggtagccggactataccttcagccgaactccaggactatgaagatacaagattgaagactccgtcccgtgtccggatgggactttccttggcgtggaaggcaagcttggcgatgcggatattcaagatctcctaccattgtaaccgactttgtgtaaccctaaccctctccggtgtctatataaaccggagggtttagtccataggacaaattcatcatacaacaatcataccataggctagcttttagggtttagcctccttgatctcgtggtagatctactcttgtactacccatatcatcaatattaatcaagcaggacgtagggttttacctccatcgagagggcccgaacctgggtaaaacattgtgtcccttgtctcctattaccatccggcctagacgcacagttcgggaccccctacccgagatccgccggttttgacaccgacaggccccgactgttactttgtggcggagcgacagggcaggttgagaccacctaggagagaggtgggcctggccctggtcggcgttcacggttatttcaagataacacgtttaacgagatcttggtatttgatctgagtctggccactggcctatacacactaaccatctatgtgcggacagttatgggcactcgatgtcgtggtatcagccgaagccttcatgacgtcagcgactgagcggcgcgcgccgattGGACTagaatgcctgctaggctaggtctgcttccggctgcattcgcaacgtgcaagtgtgcaaagggcgatgggcccagacccctgcgccataggatttagaccggcgtgctgacctctctgttatgcctaggtagggctgcgacgtgttgatctttcgaggccgggcatgacccagaaaagtgtgtccggccaaatgggttcgagcgtgttgggttatgtggtgcacccctgcagggaagttaatctattcgaatagccgtgatcttcggtaacaggacgacttggagttgtaccttgaccttatgacaactagaataggatacttaataaaacacacccttccaagtgcgagatacaaccggtgatcgctctctcacagggcgacgagcggaggatcatcggttaggattatgctatacgatgctacttggtgaacttaccatctactctcttctcctgctgcaagatggaggtggccagaagcgtagtcttcgataagactagctatccctctcttattccggcattctgcagttcagtccacatatgatagccttattccatttgataccaatgcatacatatgtagcatagctccttgcttgcgagtactttggatgagtactcacggctgcttttctccccctttttcccctttcctatatccgattgctgcgatcagatgttggagcccaggagccagacgccaccgttgacgacgactactactactcgggaggtgcctactactacgtgcagcccgctgacgacgaccaggagtagtttaggaggatcccaggcaggaggcctgcgcctctttcaatctatatcccagtttgtgctagccttcttaaggcaaacttgtttacttatgtctgtactcagatattgttgcttccgctgactcgtctatgatcaagctcttgtattcgagccctcgaggcccctggcttgtaatatgatgcttgtatgacttattttatttatagagttgtgttgtgatatcttctcgtgagtccctgatcttgatcgtacacgtttgcgtgtatgattagtgtacggtcaaatcgggggcgtcacaaggaaacttgaccatctttgattaacgagctagtcaagtagaggcatactagggacactctgtttttgtctatgtattcacacatgtactaagtttccggttaatgcaattctagcatgaataataaacatttaccatgatataagaaaatataaataacaactttattattgcttctagggcatatttccttcatctggaCCATTGATGTCATGGAGATTCAAACTCCCCTTGTATGTAGCATATGTATTGGGCAGAAGCTTGTATGTGTGGGATCAatgtttgtgtgtgtgggggggtggggatCGAATATTTTGAGCAATAAGTTACAGAACTTACTAAAGAAATTTAAATTTTAGAGCAAAATTTATCGTATTGGGAAGAAGCATATACATGTGGGTTCCATCATGTTTGGGGGAAATGGAGATATATTCATGGACAAGTTAACAAACTCACAAAAAATATTTCAAAGCAGTTTTTGTTGTTAAGCATCTGAGTTTCGGATACCTTACCATTCGTCATTTTCAAAGCATATATGCATAGCAGGTTAACTCGATCAAGGGTAGAGCTAGGGCCGAGCCTGGGATTTCTTCAGTTATTACCTTTATTCATTTGGCTTGGCCATACTTCCTGAAGTTTTCCTTGAGTTTCTTCATGTAGGCCTCTTGCTCTTGTGGCTCACATACTCTTCATGTTATATTAACATGCATGTCCAttcacaagcaaaacatggcaTCAAGCACCTTCAACACCTTGTGTTCATTCTTCTTTGTTCTTTGATGACCTGTAAGTGCACATGGCTGTTGTAGCACTATCGTGATATGTGAAGTGTCCAACCCACATGGAGCGAATGCGAAGGCACCACAAACTCGGCAACTACGTTTTCACTTAACGCAGTTTTGTAGGCACTCAAACCAGAGTTTCAAAATAGTCTACTTCAGCCAGTATGCAGGAACACAAATAAAGAAGGGTGTTTACTAAACTAAGAACGGAAATAAAGACAGAAAATTAGAGAGACTAAACTACTTTAAATGGTGCTTGAGTAGTAAATGTTCTCGAGGGATTCAAAGTCATCCCCGCAAGTATGATGCTGACAACACATGATAGACATGGCTCTATATTGTATCACTATGCCACTTTATATGATCTCACATGGGGGAGCCAATAAAGCACTCATCCCCACACCGGTTACCGCGTACCCTCGTGCCACCACCGTGCTTCCCCGGTTATTaaaggggaggggggaggggggggggctcccTGTGGTCACGACATTAAGTTAGGTGCTAATCCCTGGTGCGATGATCAGGGACAAAGGGAGTTGGGCGAAAGTAGAAGGAAAAGAacacatgacacatgtggtaaataatccaaataattaaaaaaatataCGGAAAAGCTGAGGATTCATGTGATTTTGAGTGTTTCGTCTCCGAATTCATCTCTGTTCTCCGAATTCCCTGGCCCCTCCTCCCCCTTCTACACCACCAGCAGTCTTGACTCTTGATCGTCTTCGACTTGCCACCTCCGGGGTAACCTAATTCCCGAATCATGCCTCTGCCGCCGTCCAGATCCATGGTCCTCTCCCCGATCTCCTTCCGCCTCCCCACCCCGATGGACCCGTACGTCGCCGGCGGCACCACCCGACATTCCGGCCGCCCCGATTGGGTCTTACTCCACAAGTCGGCGCGTATCTCGGGACACCGGAACTCGACCATCTCCGGCTGCCACACGATGGAGGGCCACCCCATCGAGGTTTCCTTCTGGCTCGTCGACCCGCCGGGAGTCTCCTACTTCTCCGTCCACTGCCCCGGCCTCAACAAGGACTTCCACGACGAGCCCTACATCATCTGCGCCGAGGCCGCCCTTGTCCTCTTCAGCGTGGCCTTTGTCCCCGTCCCTGGCCGGAGATCCATCCAGTACTTCGTCTACAGAGCCGGCCCGGGGGCGCCGGCGCTGGAGCTGATCCCGGACCCGGACAAGATCAGAAGAGGCGATCGATTTGGCCTCTTGCCCTGCGGTGATTCCGAGCACTATGCCTTGGTCTTCCTCAATAGAAAATTTGCCTACAATAAGCCTTGCCGTTTCGACCTCCACATCTTCTCGTCGGCGACGCAGGCGTGGAGCAGCAAGGTGCCCTCGTCTTGCTTATCGGAAGATGATCAGGCATTGCTGCTCAACCATGGCACCCGCAAGTCGGTCATGGTCGGAGATGGCTCGCTGGGCTGGGTCGATCTCTTCAGCGGCATCCTCCTCCTGTGCGATGTGTTTGGTGAGTGTCCTGTGGTCAGGTACATCACCTTGCCCGCTTCAAGGACTCGCCAGACGGACGAGCGCGGCCTCCCTTACTTTGCCTCGGAGTACTGCTGCAACGTGTCCTGCCGCGACGACGGTGCGATCAAGTTTGTCGAGATAGAGTTCGATGATCCGGATCGCAGGAACAGAGGCAACCAAGGCTGGAGAGCCATCATATGGGACAGGACGGTGACTTCGGATGGTTGGAGCCAGCGCTTCAGAGTTGATGCTGCTAACATTTCAGTAGACCCAAGTTATTCTGATTTACTGCCTGAGCTGTGGAATGACAAGACTGGAGAACCAGAACTGAAGAGACTGATTTTCTATACCCCCACGCTGAGCAAGCACGACGACGATCTTCTGTACATGATGTCTAAGGTGAACAAGGAAGACGACAAGGCCTGGGTCATCACCGTCGACATGAAACGCGAGGCCGTGGAGGCAATCGCCCCGTATTCTACCAAAGGGCACCAACTCACTTCATGGCACTCTCCATGCACCTTTCCCAAGTACATCGACCCGACGACCTCAGGTGAAGTCATGCTCTCCCTTCTTTCTCTTCGTTATCTGTTGGTTAATTACATGTGCTCACTTCATTATGGACAATATTGACAGTGAACCAATTTTTGCAGGGGATCACGTGGCCATGCACTCCAAGAGGTAATTCATATATTCCTGCATCCAGTTTTTTTGTATGTATTTGATGTTTGCTTTGTGTGACATCTTGTTGATTCCGTCTGCTGCTGTTGATGCTACTTATATATGTTGGATGCTTCTTGCCAGGATTAGTGCGGCGGACTGTGTTCTGCAGGTGCTGTTGAGTCGAGACTGGTTCAGAGAAATAGGTAACTGATTAATTCACCATTGATGCACTAGCTTTTTACTGGCTTTGATTGTAATATACACACCCTACGTTTCAAAATATTAGAAGTCCTGGGCTTGTCCTAAGTCAAAATTccttaagtttgaccaagtttatggaAAAAAACTACTACCCGCAACATCAAGTATATATAGTATGAAAAatatatttcatgatgaatctaatgaaactaatttggtattgtagatgttgctatATTTTTCTAGTCAAACTTAAAGAAGTTGGACTTAAGACGAACCTAAAACTTCAAATATTTTttaacagagggagtatatgtgcAAGTGCAGATGAAACCAACATTTGGCAAGTGGAGTTTTAGTCTTGATTTAGAATTAATCTTACACCAACTGCAAATGTTTTCTCAATTTATTCTGCAGCATTACCCTGAATGTTTGTTCTGTGATTTCACCCTTCAATTGTGTGTTCTACTTTCACAATGTAAATGTTAATCAAGTACAGCTCTTGAAGTATTATCAAAGGATTGTTCGCTAACCATTACCCTGAATGTTTGTTATGTGATTTCACCCTTCATTAGTAAATGTTAATCAAGTATAGCTCTTGAAGTCCAAAGTTACTGTGAATTATTGAATTAACTGTCATGCAAGAAGATTCACAAATGTATGATCCTTTTGTAGATGAGCGCTTGGAAATTGAGATGCCAACTTACCATGAGTGTGTATCACTACTTGACTGTTGCCCAGCATCATCTGTGCTTTTAGATATCCAAGAAGTAAGTTATGTTCCTGTGTCTTTCAGAATTAGTCAACAGTTATCAGTGCATCATATTCTTTTTGCTAACCATCTGTCATTAAATATTTTTATTTGTTTCTGCAAACCATGCGGGCATTTTAGCCTCCACAAGCTTGAAATGCTCTATTGTCTCTTAAACCATGCACATAGCCGTTGGAAGTGTATCTTTATTCCGATGCATGGTGCCATAGCTTGATTTCAAATCCGGATCCTAATTTACTTCTTTTTTTATGCAGGTGGTAAAATATGCTTCCTCTACTGATCAAGGCAAAGCCGCTCCACAAGCTGTGGAATCTTGCTCACGGTAATACAGTACCCAAGGAAACATTCTGAAACGCACTTTGTTTGTGGAATTAACTTAGTGATGTAGTATATATGACTGACCATAATGCCTGTTGTTTCCCAGTGCCTTGGAAGAATTCGAGGCGCTAGTACGTGGGTCAGTGCATGATCCATCGTCGTCGTCCACCGAAGGCATGAGGAGCAAAATCAGTGTCGCTCTTCGAGCCTTAGACAAGTTAGAAAATGAAACTCCTTTCTGTAGTAGTTTCTTGTATCAAAAGAACGGAATCATACCATATTTACTGATGGTGCATTTTGCTTCTTTTCAGCATCTTGGACATCGTGCCGCCGACCTTGAGAGCGCTTGCGGATGCCTGCCACCAAAAAGGAGGGAAGACAATATTTGATCTTGTTGAGCAAGCAAGTGATGATACAGAGGAGTGCAAACTGGAGGGCTCTCCTGATGCTGACAACCTTTCCCACGGCGAGAACAAGACGATGGTCTATGCGATGGGCAGATCTTGCGAGGTGCAGCAGGGGCGACCCCGTCAGCGAAGGAGGCAGAACCAGGCACGGGGCCAGGAAGAACGAGCGGTGGTTCCAAATCGCCGCCAACTGGAGCAGTATGTGATGATGATTTTCTTGTGCCTGCTCTTCTTTGCCTACATATGGGCGCCGATCGATATGAGGTTGTTAGGCCATTGCCCTTTAGCATCCTATTAGTAGTAGAACTTATATATTTTGTTTACATGTGCACAATATCGTCCTATCCTCATTATGTAAAAGCATAGGCCTGTAGAGGTCTGGACGTACAATTTACAAGCACGTATATATCAGTGGTACGTCCCCAGGCTTCCTTGTTTCTCTACGAAATGTGGCATTTTCCAGCTGATATGCAGCAAACTGCCTTTTCTACCTTATGTTTTTTGCGATATTTTCTCACCATTTAatgatttattttcttgttaggttTTTAGAAATATTGCAACTTTTTTTAAAGAATATGAACATATATCTAGATCTGCATGAACAACTTTTTGAAATACATGAACTTATATAATCCATGAACACTTTTACAAAAAACACAAATATATTTTCTAAACACAAAGGAACATTTCACCTCAAATCTATGAAGAGGCACGTGTACATTTTGGTAACATAAGATTTTTCCATTGGTAAACTGATCCTGACAATATGGTCATCCAGCATTGGAGATCAATTCCCTGAGAGAGAATCGGGTGCTtattccacaaaatcttcatcgtAGTCAGAACAAAGTAGCAAATTGTTTGGCAAGATACAACCTAGGGGTACAGCGCGTAGCACAGCTGTATGGCTACATAGAAGGCTCCCATGTAATGAGGAATTTTTGGCTCTTGACTATAACTCTATAATCCTGAAATAAAACATTATTACCCTCGCAAAAAAGACAATATTTATGAAAATCTATAAATTAAAATAAACATTTTTACAATCATAAAATAAGAAAGAACTTAACTTGTTGTGCTTTGGACGGCCCATATGCAAAGCTTCGGGCGATTGGGCGACAATTTATGGCTTAACCCGTCAAATCAAAGAACTCCGGGCGTTACTCTGTCTCGCTCACAGCGAGACCTAGCTTACGCGTGCGTCGGATGCACCGGTGGACCGGCTTTTT
The window above is part of the Triticum aestivum cultivar Chinese Spring chromosome 2A, IWGSC CS RefSeq v2.1, whole genome shotgun sequence genome. Proteins encoded here:
- the LOC123184494 gene encoding uncharacterized protein; translation: MPLPPSRSMVLSPISFRLPTPMDPYVAGGTTRHSGRPDWVLLHKSARISGHRNSTISGCHTMEGHPIEVSFWLVDPPGVSYFSVHCPGLNKDFHDEPYIICAEAALVLFSVAFVPVPGRRSIQYFVYRAGPGAPALELIPDPDKIRRGDRFGLLPCGDSEHYALVFLNRKFAYNKPCRFDLHIFSSATQAWSSKVPSSCLSEDDQALLLNHGTRKSVMVGDGSLGWVDLFSGILLLCDVFGECPVVRYITLPASRTRQTDERGLPYFASEYCCNVSCRDDGAIKFVEIEFDDPDRRNRGNQGWRAIIWDRTVTSDGWSQRFRVDAANISVDPSYSDLLPELWNDKTGEPELKRLIFYTPTLSKHDDDLLYMMSKVNKEDDKAWVITVDMKREAVEAIAPYSTKGHQLTSWHSPCTFPKYIDPTTSGDHVAMHSKRISAADCVLQVLLSRDWFREIDERLEIEMPTYHECVSLLDCCPASSVLLDIQEVVKYASSTDQGKAAPQAVESCSRALEEFEALVRGSVHDPSSSSTEGMRSKISVALRALDNILDIVPPTLRALADACHQKGGKTIFDLVEQASDDTEECKLEGSPDADNLSHGENKTMVYAMGRSCEVQQGRPRQRRRQNQARGQEERAVVPNRRQLEQYVMMIFLCLLFFAYIWAPIDMRLLGHCPLASY